The Musa acuminata AAA Group cultivar baxijiao chromosome BXJ2-5, Cavendish_Baxijiao_AAA, whole genome shotgun sequence genomic interval GCGGTGAGTTTAAAGAAGAGGTCTTTGTGTTGCTACGTGGAGTTGATTGGACCATCGAACACCTACACTATCACCTAGAATTAGATTCATGTGTAAGCAAAAAGCTTTGCAAACTATCGGTGATAGATCTATCAGTTGGATTTGATTTGAATTTATGTGCATAATAAATTTGATTTTCTAACTCGATGCCTTCGatgtttaaattaataataataataataataataataaatatttttgagtgaACTGAATGAAGTTTGTGGTCTTCTCCCAGCTTGTGCGTACAGCGATGCTGCTAATAAGCCAACGCATGTCGGACATGGAAATGAAATGATCCGTCTCTAATAACTAGAACCACCTTCCGTCACAACTTGTGTGGAGATCTGAGATCTCATTATCAAGAAACATGGCGACCGATCCATTCAGGTCGTCGTCGGTCTGTCGCCGATTAGAACACGAGAAGTTGAGGAAGATTTGGTGTACTTACAGAAACTACTTTGTACAGTCAAAGTTACACTATTACATTGTTAGGTGCTGCTGCTTTAGCCCCGAATCCCAGTTtgattcccttcttcttcttcttcttcttcgtcttcctaTGATCGTTACTGCTGTTATGGTTGCTATCGAGGGTGGCGTTCTTTCTCCCAGCAGTCCACCACCGCCCGCTACCCTCATTGGTCGCCGGCACCAGGGGCCCGGTGGCTGGGCCACACGGTATCGGTGGTCGGGCGCACCGAATGAGCGGCCACCGCACGCTTGCAAAGAAGGGGTGCCGCTTGATCTCGGCCGCCCCCAGCACCGACCCCATCCGTTTCGCCGGGTCCCGCACCAGGAGCTGCGCGATCAGGTCCCTCGCCTTCGCCATGTCGCCCCCTTCGACCACGTCGCCGCCGTTGGTGTCTGGGAGTTTCACCTCCCGCGTCAGGATGTTCCGCAGCGTCGCCTCCTTGGTTGCGCCCTTGAAGGGGGTTCGCCCGTATAAGAGCTCGTAAAGGAATACCCCGAACGCCCACCAGTCGACGGCGTTGCCGTGGCTACTGCCATTGACCACCTCCGGAGCAAGGTACTCGTGGGTCCCGACGGATGCCCTCGAGAAGGCCGACGACGGCTCCGCAACGAACTCGAGCTCCTCGTCCTCGCCTGAGGTGCTGCAGGCTACGAGGCAGCAGAGGAGGCCACTCCTTCGGCGAGGAAGGCGGCGACGACGGTGGAGTAGTGTTGGCGAGACGTGGGAGCGGAAGGAGAGGTCGAAGTCGGAGAGCATGACGTGGCCGTCGGAGCGGAGGAGGACGTTCTCGGGCTTGAGATCGCGGTAGACGAAGCCGAGGGCATGGAGGTACTCGAGGGCGACCAGGACCTCGGCTGCATAGAACCGGGCTGCAGCCGGCGGGAGGCGATGGCCTCGGCGATGGCGGAGGAGGGAGTGAAGGTCGCCGCCGGGGCAGTAGTCGATGAGGAAGCACGCGTAGTGTCCGGCGTCAAGCCGCGCGTACAGAGTCGGGAGGAACGGGTGGTCCATCTCCGCCAGCACCCGCGCCTCCGCCCGCACGTGCCACATCTTCCCCCGTCCGCCACCCTCGCCGGTTTCCTCATCACACTCGTAATCATCCGGTTTCTTATAGTCGGACGAGGTTCGCGAGAGCGCATCGAGGTCGATGACCTTCAGGGCGAATTCAGCAGGAGAATGGCCGTCGTCAAAGCCGTGGAGACGGCAGTGGAAGACACGGGCGAGGTGACCAGAGCCAAGAGGGCGGATGAGGCGGAGATGGTGAAGGTGCAGGAGGCCATCGGGGGAGAGGTTGGCTGCGGCGCGGAGGGCGGACCAGTGGGGATCGGAGCAGTTGTGGGGGAGGGGCTTCAGAGCGAACGAGGCGGAGGAGGGCAAGCTGAGACTGCTGCGAGCACTGAAGGTGGAGGCGGACGTCGTTGAGCTGGTGAAGCTGCTGTCAAGGTCGGAGTAGGAGTCCGGGGGGAAGAAGCTTAGCCTCTCCTCTTGATCCATGTGGATGTCGGAGTGGGAAGAAGGCGATCGAGAGAGTTGGGCTTTAAAGGGCGAGGAGAGGCGGCTTTAACTTTGGTCGACGACCCGTTCCTCCTTATTCTTATCTGGTGGATCTGCGGGTGTTTCCATGCACCATTACAATTAATGACAGTTTCAGAGAAGGTGAGACCGGCTGAGTTTTATATTCACGTGGCCGTACATGAGGGATCTTTACATAGATTGTAGTCAAAATaaaattgaataaaaaaatacgattttattacaaaatatttatagtttagatatttttaaatctattatatatatttttaaaatagttctcttaatttaaaattatctaaatcatcttttaaatatttttcattattttgacttattatagtgttttgatCACGACAATAAAAATACTttaaaacttatttaaaataatataaatgagccaaatagaatcaaaacataatataaatcatatgatatatatattcaaatagatatatataatattaccCAAATGGAAATTTAAATTTGATTGGTTAATAATGAAAACAATATAAAACctattcaaaaataatataaataatccaAATAAACTCATAATCTTAACCAAGTCAACTATAagcttaaaattttgatattgtaATGATTTATAACCAATGATGCATAATATAACATCATTTACAGTATTTTTCAATAGcatttatagtgttttcattATCTCAATAAGACCAACGAAGATACTATAATAGTTTTAAACTGAcaataaataaatacaaatattatAAATCATACTATATTaggttaaattatatatatatatatatatatatatatatatatatatatatatatatatatatatatatatatatatatataagcttatTGAAACATAAGAATAATTTGTTTAAGAGGTTGATTAAGAGAAACCCTTTTTTTTTGGCTAAAGAAGACAATAATTAGCAACTAAaaaagtataataataataataataataataataataataataataataataataataataataaagaagttAGCTAGTTGGAAGAGAATAATTTGATTCCATTACAACAACCACCAAAAGAGTAATTGATTTGCTCTATAAATGTGTATGAGCTCGGAgatcaaataaatatataatcttaAGGTAGCTTATGCTATATATCATGATTCTTTAATTATGTCCCCCAAAAATAAAAACACAAGTGAACCGTTGGATTTTGGATTTTTGTCATATCCCCACAACATATTCTCCCGCAGCATATTTATCCAAatagtatgtatatgtatgttagATTATGATACTCAATGATCAGAAAAGTTCAGATATGTAAAAAATTATGAGCTTCGTTAGGGTAAAATTCATGAGAATCCTACAGACTCTCTCTAACCTTTCCCTACTTGGCATTTATTACTCCATATTCTCCAACTTAGTATCTGActtaacacacacacactcacactCTCTCTCTAAGTTAGCAAACACTCTCATTATTTAATTATTCGAAttctaaatatattttatttcgaTATCTATTTCTATCAACTAAtataataaatcttaaaaaattacATCAAGCATTAAAAAGGAATCAATACATGCAATGCACAAATATACAACTTCTGCAACTAATATAATAGCTATGTCATCCAGTTCATTTCATTAGCATGTActaaacaatgcaaagaaatcaagcACCAAATAGATCAATCTTTCTCTTATTTGGGAGCCTCTCCTTTGTCAGCAACTGTTTGACTTTAGTAAAGTCCTGTAAGTCAAGACATCGAGTCCTTCCCATTTATTGGCCGTATTAGGCCACGAAATTTGACCGGACATCACCACAGACACGAAGCCGACCTCAGGTATTGGTTTCCTGGGTCATAAAGCGGCTCTCAATTTTAGAGTAACACCAAAGATTACAGCCATTGTTTCCAGGAAGTGCGGCTCTCATCCCCATCAGATCAGCACCGGTTTCCATGGTTCGCAGTATCCAGTCATTCATTACGTACAGTCATTTCATAGTTATTATCTGTTTTGATTACTTGTCAACATGCGAAAAAACCTATATATCTTTAGATGTGTTTTGACTATAATTCATGCGAATTGCGAGCTTATGAACTCTTTTGATGAGTGTTTCTTGAGACATCTTaatgattaatatattattatacagTTTATGGATTTGATATTCGAGTTGGTGTGAGCTCTTATACATCATtcgatattataaatatttttcctaATTTAATCTGTTAATGATTAGGGACTCAATTTAAACTTTAAATAAAAAGTTTCCAGTAATACCTTACATGATACCCATTAATTTTCTCTAAAATGTAGTTCATAATTAAGTGAAGGCCTTAATTTGTCATTTAAACATTGTAGGATAATTTATGGAGTTATGCTCCTACATGCTAAGGGAAGGATTAGAGAAAGGGATACCTTCCTTAACATAGGAGGTTAACAAGCAAGTGCCATAATTTTTTTGGATGAGAAAAGttacattatatttaattattttttttaaaggataatgataaaaaaattttgattatACGATAAAGTTTTTACCATCAAAGTAGCAAACAACTTTAGAATATATTGTTGGTTTGATATACCATCTAGataatattttaagtataaatTAATCATTaatatatcaattttatttgatatcttttttaagaaaaatatattgaaaatatttgCTCTAATAAGTGTTTGACATGTGGTAATCCAGTCAGGATTTAGCTCATCATAAAAAGTTCATCGGGTCATAGAAATTAATTTCGATAACCATTCATTAAAATTACTATACCATCATCGATTATTAACTTAAGCATAAAAAAATCTTTATGCTGATTTATCACATAGCATGCACTCGACTCCCGAAGAGTATTTGAATTATCTTATCGATCACATCAAAATTTCTCATGTACACGAGTCTCAATCTAATCGAATTAATTTGGATATCATCGGTATTTTTCTTATCAACTTCTTCTAATATACCTTTACGTATCTTTGTACAATACGAATATAAGATGGAAGTCTCCTTAGCTTCAAACACTGTGTGACACCACGTGAAAACAGAAGACGACTCTCACATGACTATGTCgatgaaaataatattaattataagtGCATGTGACACTACATGTGAATTTAAATCGGGGATAATAGTGTAAAGCTGAGTTAGTGATGCATGTAATATCCAATTTTATGTACTCGATTCAgtttcattattttatttttatttttggcttTTATTTTTCCCCCTGTCAATAGAAATTTTAATCACTGACCCATAGAATTTGTTTGCTCTCATAGCTACGTAAGCCATAGTATTGATCAGAAAATGTTCATCTTATTCaactgatttcaaaaaaataatcaTGTAATACTTTTAAATGACAGATCCAATGTTTTTAGTCATGGAATATCTTAtttaatcaaagaaaaaaaaattaatctatACATCTGCTGCGACAAAGCAAGTCACTCATTTGATCATCATCGATATTAAATTCACACCGTCCACATTTGGTATAGCGTATGGGTTAGTGATGACAACAACATTAAAGACGTCCACCAGTGTTTGCTTTCATTTGCTTCCAATAAGAATTGTTTCCTCCATTCGCTTACAATGTTGCAACAAAAATTACaagtgtatacatacatataatataagagagagagagagagagagagagagagagagagagagagagagagagagtacgtaAGTTATGACTTGCAGTGTATTCCTGTAAGTGCAGTTTCTGCATAGCCGCCACCTATATAACCATTGTTGGCACATAATAATGCTCTCTATTATCACTATTCGTTGGAAGAATTACTATTATATTTAATAcaaattcataataaatatttttactcgagcagtttatatatatatatatatatatatatatatatatatatatatatatatatatatatatatatatgtcacatTAAACGTTCCCCCATGCACGTAGATCCCATACCAAGTGATCTACGTGATGCGTCGCCTGATGAATGGGTCCCGCCTCCCATTTCAGGACGCGACCACGTTGTGTGGCCAGCCAAGAGGGCCCCGCACGGACCGGGAGCACGAGGCTGTCCGCCACTTGGGCCAACACGGTGGGTCCTATATAAACACCTGTATACAAAGAGCCATACATATGCGCATCTAAAAGAAGCCCTAATATACATACATTATGTTCCCACCTCCCCCAGATAAAAGCTTGCTTCCCTATGCATTCTTCCATTACTGCGAGCACTAATAATGAAGTTTCTCTCTCCAGGACTGGTAGAAGAAAGATAACGAGAATATACCTTGGTGCCCTTGTTGCCAACAGTGTCACTTGTCATACTATAATATTGCTCCATGATGATAGTCATTTTCCATAAGGGAGTCATGATCTGTGAAACCTGTCCCTTCTTCCTGCAGAAAAAAGTGTTTTAATACGAGGGGGGTCGCATATATCAATGCAGCTTCTGAGTGCAATGCATCCATCCCTACCTCTCAGGCAATAGGAAGCATTCCCACATTGTCTCACATGCATCATACTAGTAATCAATTCATCAACTACCAGCATCCAAAGTAGGTttcagaaaagagaaaaagagagagagagagagagtggtgaTGCCATATTCTTCTCCGTTTCACTGCTGACAACACATTCATGGCTCACCTAAGATGCCTTTCGATCGGTTGAGCTGGGTCCTGATATGATGCATCTGGTCTCCCTTTGTCCATCTACAGGAGAAGATGCCATGCATAACGTGTCCATGTCGGACGACTGAGAAATACATTAATTTGCACAAGGCAATTCGATATTTCCATTGACGGACCTCTACTTATCTTTGGGAAGCTTTGACGGTATTCTTCATGACCACCGTGCCAAACGAATCAGGTTGATGAGGAAGATAGAAGCAGCACGCAAACCTGAGAAGCTTAGTTAACCCAGGTATTAGGGTGGCTTCGCCATGGAAAGATTCCTTCGACTGAGAACTTGCTGTGGACATCCTCTTCAACTGATATAAAACTGTGGCTGCAGAACGAGATAAGCAATCATTGGTTCTATAATTTGATGCTTAAATAGTcagtaaataataagaaaaagaaaaagggataGTGAGAGAAGTTGGTCGGTAGACGCCATTATTTATTATGTTCTTATTCAGGAGCATCAACTAGATGAATTTGATCGATACGTTCAGTCAAGAAATATATTTCACTCACATAACAAGTTGATGGTTTAAATCTATCTTTTCCACTGGGAATGGTCAATGACTGGATCATATAAAACGTTATGGGCTATGTAGATCCACTGGAAATTAGACTTCATGATCCATCCATTATCCATGGCATCACTCATTAGCAGGTGGGAGGAGCCATGAATGATCTGAGCATCAAATCGAACGTGTTTCAATATTTATCTACTCTTAATAGAATACAATTTTGTGGTAATAGCATGTTTGTGTAACCCTAAGATCATGAGCCATTTACTGCTCTTCCGACAATGAATTACTCATAGCCATTATTATCATCCTATGAAGCTAAGTGTCTTTCTATAACTAAAGCAACATGTGAAACGATTTGGGTTGGGCAAATCAAATCCAGAGGGCAttaacaacattaagaagatgctCCAATTCCTATATACTGAGACAATCAATCTAACATTGATGTTAAATAAACTGATGTTCAACGTCAAATAGATCCAATCTAACTAGATCTAGATACCACTTTAACTATATTGGATTCAGAGAGCCCATGATGCATGTAACACCTCTGATTAGTCCAACAtcaaaagtgggcaagattaagattgacttataagggtctgatgagtgtactactatcaactcctgcttaagcattttAGTCCGCGATTAAAGGActaaaatgaagttattggccaaTTAACTCACTAGACTCGGGTCTTCACATTGCAGGATTAAGGGATCGAAATGCCATTTTATATTTTACGATGCATAAGATTAATAAATAATTTAGCTAATAAAGACATTGATAGTTTATCATCATGTGAATCCCATATTTctttatttatcttttataataattaattattaaataaaaataaatagttgATCTGATCACTATTTTAGATCAAGCGTACTTGACAGATCAGTCAGACAAGTATTGTATACAAGGACATCTTCATATATGTTCtcattccaaacttaacaagttaATACTAATACTTAAATTAGTTATGAGATCTATTCATGTTCATCTGTAATGAAAATGCACTAACGGGCACCCTTAGTTTAATAGTTTTGTAGGAATCGATTAAGATGGGATATAAATTATTTTGACTCTCAGAGAAATTTTTTCTTGATTCACAAACCATATCTTCTTAGGCCATTTTTACGTGTTCTACATTGAACAATACTAAAAATAGTAAAAGTCGGATCGATCTCATGTATTGAGTTAACAATATCaacaataatactaaaaataattaaagtTGGATCAATCTCGATGTATTGAGTTGACAATATcaacaaaaaatatttattttctaaatagaaaatagatatatattatgtatataaaaGTTACATCgtttaatattataaaaagtaCCCTTATATGATAAACTTATTATCATATAAGGGTACTTTATTGGGTTCCACGCATGTGTTATATTGGGTTTCGCCAtttaattcagaattttttttattaaaaaagggaatatgacatatatatatatataatattaaaaaaaatttctcacaTAGTATCTCAAATTTGAAAAATTCTCATAGACGCTCTTGATTACGTAAAAAGATCATTTTATCCttgtaatattaaaaaaaattttgctTCCAACTCGAACCCTAGCTACGTCTTCGTCAACACTCGCTCACCCATCAGCTCTCATTGTGATTGATGTCGGTCCTTACACCAAGTAAGAGGGGACATGAGTGTGTCACCATCGCCTCCACAAATCTCGTTGGCCTTCTCTCTCCTCATTGGACTTGTTgtcgttttttttttctctagactcctctccctcctcccgaGTCAATGATCATCGATGTAATAATCCCTCACGATCGACCCCTCCTTCCTTGTGCAAGAGTTGTGGCCGATCACGGGGAGCACTTATGGGTGGAGACACAATGGAGCATGGTGATTAACATaagcaaaataattatttttaaaaaatactcgTTAtccgaaaaaaaatttaaagctaCGAGTTTGTTTTTTCAATAATTCACCCTATAATTATAGTATATTTTCTACCATATTGATATAGGCAAGCTCAAAGTATATAGGTCAtcctttgttatttatttttattatgtgtGTGAAATGtggttttcttaaatttttgatcaAAAAATGTTTGTGCACTTACTTGACCGTTGTATAATGGTTTCTTGGATACTTGTGAATATTCTATCACCTCTCTTCCtctccataaataaaataaatgaagttTATACTATCAACTCTATTTTTGGTGGTTCTTGGTAATGATATAGAGATGTGATTTGAGATTATATTCATTAGATATAGTATCTTGAGTTTCTTATTTATGTGAATATAGATGTTGCAAAGAATAAGAATTTTTTCAAATAAGCCAATCCATTTGGGACATAACCAATCAATtacttgaaataaaaaaaattaaagaaaaacttttagccaaaaatatatttataagagATTTGTCATACATACAATTGAATtatgtaaaatttttaaaaaataattgatcACACACATTTCTAATATCTTTACTTTCTATTGTGAATCCATGAGAGAGAGTAGATGatgtatatttttcttaatcTTGAGTCTTGTAACTAATCATTTGATAGAACAAAGAGTAATTTATTGATtgatacagagataataatttagacCTAAATGTATTAACATTTCTTCATTTATATTCTATGAGTTGAGTTAATACTTCATAGTTTGTTGCACTTCCACATGATTAAATGACGATAAAAGATTCCATATAGCCGTCTCACGAATTAATTCCTCAACTTAAGGATAATTTACATTCCTCGACTTAATGATTCTATATCATCATGCATCCCTTAactgatttaagaaaaatatatgatttaatttctaaatcatttgaaattttttttccaaGGAACCGTTAGAAATCTTAAGTTATTGGTAGTTTTCATGATATCTATAAGATGATAATTGAGTCTT includes:
- the LOC103983877 gene encoding serine/threonine-protein kinase WAG2-like yields the protein MDQEERLSFFPPDSYSDLDSSFTSSTTSASTFSARSSLSLPSSASFALKPLPHNCSDPHWSALRAAANLSPDGLLHLHHLRLIRPLGSGHLARVFHCRLHGFDDGHSPAEFALKVIDLDALSRTSSDYKKPDDYECDEETGEGGGRGKMWHVRAEARVLAEMDHPFLPTLYARLDAGHYACFLIDYCPGGDLHSLLRHRRGHRLPPAAARFYAAEVLVALEYLHALGFVYRDLKPENVLLRSDGHVMLSDFDLSFRSHVSPTLLHRRRRLPRRRSGLLCCLVACSTSGEDEELEFVAEPSSAFSRASVGTHEYLAPEVVNGSSHGNAVDWWAFGVFLYELLYGRTPFKGATKEATLRNILTREVKLPDTNGGDVVEGGDMAKARDLIAQLLVRDPAKRMGSVLGAAEIKRHPFFASVRWPLIRCARPPIPCGPATGPLVPATNEGSGRWWTAGRKNATLDSNHNSSNDHRKTKKKKKKKGIKLGFGAKAAAPNNVIV